The Mercurialis annua linkage group LG8, ddMerAnnu1.2, whole genome shotgun sequence genome window below encodes:
- the LOC126660684 gene encoding phosphatidylinositol 3,4,5-trisphosphate 3-phosphatase and protein-tyrosine-phosphatase PTEN2A produces the protein MESGSVDASTPSVKAPDLQPPTATGPVPENSPQDAPSKLSTAGLASWAKSLKIPQPLAASSQDDSPNENTGKSTFARFTSGFGLRLSPKSPVADESPEGTSPTSQPGIFGTITKGLVDTSKNAVKAVQVKARHAVSQNKRRFQEGGFDLDMTYITENIIAMGFPAGDMSSGFFGYVEGFYRNHMEEVIKFFETHHKGKYKVYNLCSERLYDASLFEGKLASFPFDDHNCPPIQLIISFCQSAYSWLKEDIENVVVVHCKAGMARTGLMISSLLLYLKFFPTAEESIDYYNQKRCFDAKGLVLPSQIRYVKYFERVLTYFNGENQPGRRCMLRGFRLHRCPYWIRPSITISDHNGVLFSSKKHPRTKDLSPEDYWFSAPKKGVMVFALPGEPGLAEVAGDFKVHFHDRQGDFYFWVNTTMMENRKIFNTSDIDGFDKRKLPSPGFQVEVVLVDYNGTSSTGSNSETAVNKPNEGSTAAPAPVDTGEAAAGTAHTQNKDGGNNDKDDVFSDSEAEESVSSKTRPAQTASTGGGAATKAASSSETNTKSDRVGSITHATEHLSLGTTGSQQTHTSGQPKSDAVGGVASRVEANSSESEFKAMAADASVFTFGDDEDYESD, from the exons ATGGAATCTGGATCTGTTGATGCATCTACTCCATCTGTAAAAGCTCCTGATTTACAACCGCCTACTGCCACTGGTCCTGTACCAGAAAATTCACCACAAGACGCACCTTCAAAGCTATCGACGGCTGGGCTAGCATCTTGGGCGAAAAGTTTGAAAATTCCTCAACCATTAGCTGCCTCCTCACAAGATGACTCACCAAATGAAAATACTGGAAAGTCGACTTTTGCTCGTTTTACCAGTGGATTTGGACTGCGATTGTCTCCGAAATCTCCTGTGGCTGATGAGAGTCCAGAAGGAACTTCACCAACTTCTCAACCTGGTATATTTGGAACAATCACTAAAGGCTTGGTTGATACATCCAAGAATGCTGTAAAGGCTGTACAAGTCAAGGCTCGTCATGCTGTCTCTCAAAATAAGCGTAGATTCCAG GAAGGAGGATTTGATTTGGACATGACATATATCACAGAGAATATAATTGCCATGGGGTTCCCTGCTGGTGATATGAGCTCTGGATTTTTTGGATATGTTGAG GGATTCTATCGAAACCATATGGAAGAAGTCATCAAGTTTTTTGAAACTCATCACAAG GGTAAGTACAAGGTATACAATCTTTGCTCTGAGAGATTGTACGATGCATCACTTTTTGAAGGGAAGTTGGCTAGCTTTCCATTTGATGATCACAATTGCCCTCCAATTCAACTGATAATATCATTTTGTCAAAGTGCTTACTCGTGGTTGAAGGAGGATATTGAGAATGTTGTGGTGGTGCACTGTAAGGCTGGAATGGCAAGGACAGGGTTGATGATTTCCAGCCTTCTTCTATACTTAAAG TTCTTTCCTACTGCTGAAGAATCCATTGACTACTACAACCAGAAGAGATGTTTTGATGCCAAGGGGCTTGTTCTACCAAGTCAAATT AGATATGTAAAGTACTTTGAACGagttttaacttattttaatgGAGAAAACCAACCGGGGCGTAG GTGCATGCTTAGGGGATTTCGTCTTCATCGATGTCCTTATTGGATTAGGCCATCTATTACAATCTCTGATCATAATG GTGTTCTCTTCTCCAGTAAAAAACATCCAAGAACCAAGGATTTGTCG CCAGAAGACTACTGGTTTAGTGCTCCAAAGAAAGGTGTTATGGTTTTTGCTTTGCCTGGGGAACCTGGTCTAGCAGAGGTGGCCGGAGATTTTAAAGTCCATTTTCATGACCGCCAAGGAGATTTTTACTT CTGGGTAAACACCACAATGATGGAAAATAGAAAGATTTTTAACACCAGTGATATTGATGGGTTCGACAAG AGAAAGCTGCCTTCGCCGGGATTTCAAGTGGAGGTTGTGCTAGTAGATTATAATGGTACCAGCTCGACAGGGTCGAACAGTGAAACTGCGGTTAATAAGCCAAATGAAGGCTCAACTGCTGCTCCGGCTCCAGTTGACACAGGTGAAGCTGCAGCTGGAACTGCCCATACACAGAATAAAGACGGTGGAAATAACGATAAAGATGATGTGTTTTCTGATAGTGAGGCAGAGGAATCTGTTTCTTCAAAAACAAGGCCAGCTCAAACCGCCTCTACAGGAGGAGGAGCCGCAACCAAAGCCGCTTCCAGTTCAGAAACTAATACTAAATCAGATCGAGTTGGAAGTATAACACATGCAACCGAACATCTTTCTCTGGGGACCACAGGCTCACAACAGACGCATACTTCCGGTCAGCCAAAAAGTGATGCAGTTGGCGGCGTTGCCTCCAGGGTTGAAGCTAACAGTTCCGAAAGTGAGTTCAAAGCAATGGCCGCCGATGCTTCCGTTTTCACTTTTGGAGATGATGAAGACTATGAAAGTGATTGA
- the LOC126662364 gene encoding 16 kDa phloem protein 2 yields MFHYSNNSSSSSTMSHVSGIQGQLLEVTVVGCTKLKDTEWISRQDPYVIVEYGSNKSRTRTCTDGGKNPTFQEKFIFTLIEGLREISVVVWNSNTLTFDDFIGSGKIQLQKVLSEGYDDSTWPLQTKTGRHAGEVRLIFHYANAKKQSASHAPSAPSYAAHAPSAPSYAAHAPHVSMYSAPPPAPAAHYPAPASAYTSPSPYPSYPPNTAYPPAAYNQPNAYNQPNAYPPQPYPSPSAYPPPPAYSYPPPPNASPYYPPGPFPGLYPQPPY; encoded by the exons ATGTTTCATTATTCCAATaattcatcttcatcttcaaccATGTCACATGTTTCTGGTATTCAAGGCCAGCTTTTAGAAGTTACTG TTGTTGGGTGCACCAAATTGAAGGATACAGAGTGGATTTCGCGACAAGATCCTTATGTCATCGTTGAATATGGTAGTAATAAATCTCGGACAAGAACTTGTACAG ATGGTGGCAAAAATCCTACATTTCAAGAGAAGTTTATATTTACATTGATTGAAGGGTTGAGAGAGATTAGTGTTGTGGTGTGGAACAGTAATACTTTGACTTTTGATGATTTTATTGGCAGTGGAAA GATTCAATTGCAGAAGGTTTTATCAGAGGGATATGATGATAGCACATGGCCACTTCAAACTAAAACTGGAAG ACATGCTGGTGAAGTGAGGCTTATTTTTCATTATGCAAATGCCAAA AAACAATCAGCTAGCCATGCTCCTTCCGCTCCATCATATGCTGCACATGCTCCTTCCGCTCCTTCATATGCTGCACATGCTCCTCATGTCTCAATGTATTCTGCGCCACCTCCGGCACCTGCAGCTCATTACCCAGCACCAGCTTCAGCCTACACAAGTCCGTCTCCTTATCCCTCCTACCCACCTAATACAGCATATCCACCCGCCGCGTACAATCAACCAAATGCGTACAATCAACCAAATGCTTATCCCCCTCAGCCATACCCATCGCCTTCTGCTTATCCTCCACCTCCAGCATATTCATATCCTCCACCACCAAATGCTTCGCCCTATTACCCTCCAG GTCCCTTTCCTGGACTCTATCCTCAGCCACCGTACTGA
- the LOC126661325 gene encoding cyclin-D3-1 gives MAIHQQHQEHHQEQEFQENSCFLIDTLYCEEEKWDDETTIEYKNQEPMFSFFPLTNLLEQDLFWEDGELLTLFSKENEQKFVVNDCNSVARQEGVVWMLKVNGHYGFSALTAVLAVNYFDRFLSTSYFQKDKPWMIQLVAVTCLSLAAKVEETQVPLLLDLQVEDSKFVFEAKTIQRMELLVLSALKWKMHPVTPLSFLDHIIRRLGLKTNLHWEFLKRCENLLITLVSDSRSVNYVPSVLATATMMYVIDQVELFNPIDYQNQLLGVLKITKEKVKDCYELILELSSKTKANGYHNNKCYKRKFEAMPSSPSGVIDAIFSSDNSNDSWVSDSSIVSSSSSSSSPDEPLFKKSRAQDQWVFVDIVANSPH, from the exons ATGGCAATCCATCAACAACATCAAGAACATCATCAAGAACAAGAATTTCAAGAAAATTCTTGTTTCTTGATCGACACTCTTTAttgtgaagaagaaaaatgggATGATGAAACAACTATAGaatataaaaatcaagaaccaaTGTTTTCTTTTTTCCCACTCACTAATTTGCTCGAGCAAGATTTGTTTTGGGAAGATGGGGAGCTTCTCACACTATTTTCCAAAGAAAATGAGCAAAAATTTGTAGTGAATGACTGTAATTCTGTTGCTCGTCAAGAAGGTGTTGTATGGATGCTTAAAGTTAACGGTCATTATGGATTTTCAGCTCTAACGGCAGTCTTGGCCGTTAATTATTTTGATAGGTTTCTGTCAACTTCTTATTTTCAAAAAGATAAGCCGTGGATGATTCAACTTGTTGCTGTTACTTGTCTTTCTTTAGCTGCTAAAGTTGAAGAAACTCAAGTTCCTCTTCTTTTAGACCTTCAA GTGGAGGATTCAAAATTTGTTTTCGAGGCAAAAACAATTCAAAGAATGGAGCTATTAGTGTTATCAGCACTAAAATGGAAAATGCATCCAGTAACTCCACTTTCATTTCTTGATCATATAATTAGAAGACTTGGATTAAAGACTAATCTGCATTGGGAGTTTCTAAAAAGATGTGAAAATCTTCTAATCACTCTTGTCTCCG ATTCAAGATCCGTCAATTATGTGCCTTCTGTATTGGCTACTGCCACAATGATGTACGTTATAGACCAAGTTGAACTCTTTAATCCCATTGACTATCAAAACCAGCTTTTGGGTGTTCTCAAGATAACCAAG GAAAAAGTGAAAGATTGTTATGAACTCATTCTTGAGCTTTCATCAAAGACCAAAGCCAATGGCTATCATAACAATAAGTGTTATAAGCGCAAATTTGAGGCAATGCCGAGCAGTCCGAGTGGAGTGATTGATGCAATATTTAGCAGTGACAACTCGAACGATTCTTGGGTTTCGGATTCTTCAATTGtctcttcatcttcatcttcatcatcaCCCGACGAACCACTTTTCAAGAAGAGCAGAGCTCAAGACCAATGGGTTTTTGTCGACATTGTTGCCAATAGTCCTCATTGa